The nucleotide window CCCCATCAACAGCCCTAACGTAGCCGAGGGGCGTTGAGTAGTAGATCTTGAGGTTTTCAACGGTGAGCATTGCCATTTCACTCCCTCCTCAGTCTCGGGTTGAAGACCTCCTCCAGGCCGAGGTTGATGAAGAACAGCGCCGTGATGATGAGGGTTATGATCAGCCCGGGCGGAATGAACCACCACCACCAGCCGAACTGGAGGGCGTTGTAGGCTATGGCCCTCTGGAGGATGTTTCCGAGGGAGACCATTGTGGTTGGCCCGAGGCCTATGAAGTCGAGGGTCGCACTCGCGAGGATTGCACCGCTGAACTGCAGGATTCCGGCCATGAAGATGTAGGAGATCATGTTGGGCATTACCTCGGTGAAGATGATCTTGAGGTCGCTCAAACCGGCGAGCTTCGCGAGATGGACGAACTCCCTGTTCTTGAGCGAAAGGGTCTGACTTCTAACGGCCCTCGCGACCCAGGGCCAGCCCGTGAGGCCGATTATAACCGCCTGTATCTCCGGCGTTCTCGCGGACAGGTAGGCGGCGACGAGGATCAGGAGCACTATCGAGGGGATTACAAGCATTATGTTGGTGAACATCATGAGCAGCTCATCAACCCAGCCGCCCTTGTAGCCGGCGACGAGGCCTATCGTTATTCCCAGGGCGGTCCCTATCACCGCCGCGAGGAACGCTATCCACAGGCTGGTTCTCAAACCGTAGACAAGCCTCGCGTAGAGGTCCTGTCCGTTGATGTTCGTTCCCAGGATGTGGAGAACCCTGACCTCCTTTCCGGTGTACGTCGTGATGTTCTCGTGGCTCATCGGCGGTAGCGTTTTGGTGCCGTATGAGGCAATCGGGATCCCCTGGATCTTCTCGTAGTAGAGGCCGTTCCACGCGAAGGGTGTGAAGAGCGGGCCGATGAGTGCGAAGAGGATGAAGAACGCGAGTAAGCCGAATCCGAACTGGAACTTCCTGTTCCTGAAGGCGATCCTAACGACCTCTAACCTGCTTCTCCTCGCCATCCTCAACCCTCCGTGTAGCTCGCCCTGACGCGCGGGTCTATGAGGGCGTAGATTATGTCAATCAGGAAGTTGGCCGCGAGGACCGAGATTACGACGATGAGGAAAGCTCCCTGGAGGAGGAAGTAGTCCTGGTTGAGTGCCGCGTTCATTATGAGC belongs to Thermococcus sp. AM4 and includes:
- a CDS encoding ABC transporter permease, whose amino-acid sequence is MARRSRLEVVRIAFRNRKFQFGFGLLAFFILFALIGPLFTPFAWNGLYYEKIQGIPIASYGTKTLPPMSHENITTYTGKEVRVLHILGTNINGQDLYARLVYGLRTSLWIAFLAAVIGTALGITIGLVAGYKGGWVDELLMMFTNIMLVIPSIVLLILVAAYLSARTPEIQAVIIGLTGWPWVARAVRSQTLSLKNREFVHLAKLAGLSDLKIIFTEVMPNMISYIFMAGILQFSGAILASATLDFIGLGPTTMVSLGNILQRAIAYNALQFGWWWWFIPPGLIITLIITALFFINLGLEEVFNPRLRRE